One part of the Tachysurus fulvidraco isolate hzauxx_2018 chromosome 23, HZAU_PFXX_2.0, whole genome shotgun sequence genome encodes these proteins:
- the ncoa6 gene encoding nuclear receptor coactivator 6 isoform X7 encodes MAQQPGPPEITWCTGSRGVTLSTEDDSGLEDRDDVCSNHGNSDLDWSQNPHGEKECTTIFVAFKGNLYDDDFQHKLDTILNGMPQMLSLGPERLAPQRVEPWNSVRVTFNIPREAAERLRLLAQNNQQQLRDLGILSVQIEGEGPINVAGGQNRVQEVRVNGPIGAPGQMRMDVGFPMQQGPAGMRMNNPSMVPSGPGMAPQGMVPGSSGQMHPRVPRPATQSDSMDPMMSGLALQQPQQLQHPQAPHGPPTPMGPQGHHIQAMQANRQLNPTALQQLQQQQQQHQQQQAQLAQLSGARGPFNPSNQMPVPPGWNQLPPGVLQPPPAQGSMPPNWRKAPPQGQIGQRPPSLASVQTPNHPPPPYPFGSQQAGQVFNAMAQQQQQTPGANQFAAPQPKVPQGVVGVGSRVPPPLPPVSASQSNLAAKSPGSSSSPFHQGSPGTPPMIGQGQLGPRPTTPQGFPQGVGSPGRAVLGQQGNVQPGFMGMPQHGQVPQGGMGGMPKRMPMGFSNVSQNYVQGPVTTSVAGTPTGGTLQLQSGQNMAHPGPQPSVSTPNHMQPNSLQSGGIGHHGGMPPQPPSTSGGGMGQPQSGLQTQMMGMQSQLQNQPVAPSQGQMVQGQAGGQTVLSRPINQGQRGMTPPKQLMPPQGQGMMQNQAQLGGGQGHQALLMQQQQQQQQQQPQHQHQQQASQQQNAMMEQMVANQMQGNKQAFGAKGQPAVMPGQMMRGPSPNLQGNMVQFQSQQQMTPQQQQQIAQLQQQQQQQLQQQQLQLQHQQPQQQQLQQQQLQQHQQQMAQQSQQIPVNGNPNQPLGMHGTQMRLPGHLVQQQLQQQLQQKQQQQHQQQQHMMQQLQQQQLQQQQQQQQAGQQHSHQLGDGTGSTGDLSQQQMLPDMQMQQQQQQGMMGGPQHMQVGNGHFPGHGMPFNSQFAGQMAIGGQTAGFPVNKDVTLTSPLLVNLLQSDISASQFGPGGKQGAGGVGGNQAKPKKKKPPRKKKPKAGEGQQSVEGIGGLDSAPQGLDDAELQGLGSDQGAGTDSSNSKLPEFSNRSGFSGQSGDQRVLQQMPFMAQQQQQQQQQQMQQMQQQQQLQQMQQQEQQQQQQIQQQQQQMQKQQMHMQISGQSGTPQSSQQGPHQIHPHHLQLQQQQMQQQQQQQQQQQQQQQQQQQQQQQPLTPQQQQQQQMMMMLKMQEQAKNRLPLQQSGHPQRTLVNPGDPAQRMPVSQQGNMPVMINLQGHGGVTPSPEKNRGMQPIVNSQLAAAARRMPHPEIGQGTTGMAPEDASGTANLQERSSVEMAPQAGNASQQNIVNQGPNSHLLKSVPSSVPQQPGASPQQPPQQAPMASSHNLHFPNAPSTSQSSRPKTPNRASPRPYHHPLTPTNRPPSTEPSEINLSPERLNASIAGLFPPKINIPLPPRQPNLTRGFDQQGLNPTTLKAIGQAPPNLASLNNSNSSGHNSVQQGYTQPNNAASTGAKQEKQTVGGQTKRASPSNSRRSSPASNRKTATPSPGRQKWAKNPLTSIANQQQMASSQTVMASASSVLPSPTTSISSVGTLDSQQILNPLQALPSNSDAMRESQGQVPQIDTRQITQVERDHSALRMANQRMPTQETKIQEPNMPSEQPSDELRQPQNPPLQEHGPAVSASFRDAPTSLNQLLDNMGHTSLSTKPPLVTPPVALVEQESQRISSTPQSIDSGLPLPTSEHEQKSKVGSMASPNVIQTSSLSPQSSMGVSSISPSLLTSTASNSILHPNPSLSSGTKPITSMSQTVLHRPTSSGSTQPKQITVFVTSNPISSAASTVSAVPPAIVSTVLAVPTKSIRSPDVHQSVSTQNRPQQFITGSVIFQVPSVSVPPSTNVVSQPVTMVGPIQVTANIQLSSAPCSTAASTLSASMATHSPVVSIATSQPGRAMIGQIQVQMPASPASSLNTVHPSQQKSISDAPVSKSSPVGQSSSLHSNTAPGVSPSVQQPLGSLPPCSSSGTTAVAHRSSLSQSPTTIAKSSPVQNVLVKTTPHSSDPYQMQQQTTNQSGKPIDTPSSQAPLQVITNATLSSPPPTPTAVPSAPQLSALVPTVSLSAPVHIPPPVSSCTVTPSPSQITPSSAVEPRGNSASSSPPITSMSAPPVPPNASVPPVTPATSTGPEVRSSPLLPAVEPQPSTVTETSLPESANTTVPAADIPALKTNDMFIMLLQLSLHRNNNKLRQHPLWQNKDGQRKERRPST; translated from the exons ATGGCGCAGCAGCCCGGCCCACCTGAGATCACCTGGTGTACAGGTTCTCGTGGGGTCACTCTGAGCACAGAGGACGACTCCGGATTGGAGGACAGAGATGACGTGTGCAGTAATCATGGAAACAGTGACTTGGATTGGTCTCAGAATCCACATGGAGAAAAGGAATGCACCACGATCTTTGTCGCATTCAAGGGAAACCTTTATGATGATGACTTTCAGCACAAGCTTGACACCATCTTGAATGGGATGCCCCAGATGCTCTCATTGG GTCCTGAGAGGCTGGCACCCCAGCGAGTGGAGCCTTGGAACAGCGTGCGAGTCACATTTAATATCCCCAGAGAAGCTGCTGAACGCCTCCGACTCCTCGCTCAAAACAACCAGCAGCAGCTCCGGGACTTGGGGATCCTATCAGTGCAAATTGAAG GTGAAGGACCCATCAATGTGGCAGGTGGGCAAAACCGAGTTCAGGAAGTCAGAGTAAACGGACCTATTGGGGCACCGGGTCAGATGAGGATGGATGTTGGGTTTCCTATGCAACAAGGCCCTG CTGGAATGCGGATGAACAATCCATCAATGGTGCCCTCTGGCCCTGGCATGGCTCCACAGGGTATGGTACCTGGCAGTAGTGGACAGATGCACCCGAGGGTACCGAGGCCAGCAACACAATCGG ATTCCATGGACCCCATGATGTCTGGACTCGCTTTGCAGCAGCCGCAGCAGCTCCAACACCCACAGGCACCTCATGGCCCACCCACTCCTATGGGTCCACAGGGACATCACATACAGGCAATGCAAGCAAACCGGCAGCTCAATCCGACAGCCCTTCAACAActacagcagcaacagcagcagcatcaaCAACAGCAGGCTCAGTTAGCTCAGTTGAGTGGTGCTCGTGGCCCATTTAACCCTTCAAACCAGATGCCTGTCCCTCCTGGTTGGAACCAGTTACCACCAGGAGTTCTTCAGCCACCACCTGCTCAGGGGTCTATGCCTCCAAATTGGAGAAAAGCTCCTCCGCAAGGTCAAATAGGACAGCGACCTCCTTCTTTGGCATCTGTGCAAACACCAAACCATCCTCCGCCACCATATCCCTTTGGTAGCCAGCAGGCTGGGCAGGTTTTTAATGCCATGGctcagcaacagcagcagaCACCAGGGGCAAACCAGTTTGCAGCCCCTCAGCCCAAAGTTCCCCAAGGAGTTGTGGGTGTTGGATCAAGGGTGCCTCCTCCTTTGCCTCCTGTGTCTGCTTCCCAGAGCAACCTTGCTGCTAAGTCCCCTGGATCCTCATCTTCACCATTTCATCAAGGTTCACCTGGAACCCCACCTATGATTGGACAAGGTCAGCTAGGACCACGTCCAACAACTCCCCAGGGGTTCCCGCAGGGAGTTGGGTCCCCAGGCAGGGCTGTGTTAGGGCAGCAGGGTAATGTTCAGCCAGGGTTTATGGGAATGCCTCAGCATGGCCAGGTTCCCCAAGGAGGCATGGGAG GTATGCCAAAACGAATGCCAATGGGTTTCTCAAATGTAAGTCAGAACTATGTCCAAGGACCAGTTACCACAAGTGTGGCAGGAACGCCCACAGGTGGTACCCTTCAGCTTCAAAGTGGCCAAAATATGGCTCATCCAG GTCCACAACCTTCAGTATCAACACCAAACCACATGCAGCCCAATTCCCTACAATCTGGTGGAATTGGCCATCATGGTGGAATGCCTCCTCAGCCTCCATCCACCTCAGGTGGTGGTATGGGCCAACCACAGTCAGGTCTACAGACCCAAATGATGGGCATGCAGTCCCAGCTTCAAAATCAGCCTGTAGCCCCCTCTCAAGGTCAGATGGTGCAAGGCCAGGCAGGAGGTCAAACTGTCCTGTCCCGGCCCATAAATCAAGGACAGAGAGGGATGACCCCTCCTAAACAGTTAATGCCTCCACAGGGACAAGGGATGATGCAGAACCAGGCCCAGCTTGGTGGAGGGCAGGGGCACCAAGCATTActgatgcagcagcagcagcaacaacaacaacagcagcccCAGCACCAACACCAGCAACAAGCATCACAGCAGCAAAATGCTATGATGGAACAGATGGTAGCCAACCAAATGCAAGGTAACAAGCAAGCTTTTGGGGCCAAAGGTCAACCAGCTGTTATGCCAGGCCAAATGATGCGAGGCCCATCACCTAATTTGCAAGGTAACATGGTGCAGTTTCAGTCGCAGCAACAAATGACTccacagcaacagcagcaaatTGCTCAGttgcaacaacagcagcagcagcagttgcagcagcagcagcttcaaCTGCAACACCAACAGCCACAACAACAGCagttacagcagcagcagctacagcagcatcagcagcaaATGGCACAACAGTCCCAGCAGATCCCGGTGAACGGTAATCCCAACCAACCATTAGGGATGCATGGTACTCAGATGCGACTTCCAGGACATTTGGTCcagcagcagctccagcagcagcttcagcaaaaacaacagcaacaacatcaGCAACAGCAACACATGATGCAACAGCTACAGCAGCAACAgctacagcagcagcaacagcagcagcaggcgGGCCAACAACACTCACATCAGCTTGGAGACGGCACTGGAAGCACAGGTGATCTGAGCCAACAGCAGATGCTCCCTGACATGCAAatgcaacagcagcagcagcagggtATGATGGGAGGGCCTCAACACATGCAGGTGGGCAATGGACATTTTCCTGGTCATGGCATGCCTTTCAATTCTCAGTTTGCTGGCCAGATGGCCATTGGTGGACAAACAGCTGGGTTTCCAGTGAATAAGGATGTGACCTTGACTAGTCCTTTATTAGTTAACCTACTTCAGAGTGACATTTCTGCCAGCCAGTTTGGACCAGGTGGAAAACAAGGAGCTGGTGGGGTTGGTGGTAACCAGGCGAAAccaaaaaagaagaaacctcCTCGTAAGAAGAAACCCAAAGCTGGCGAGGGGCAACAGTCTGTAGAAGGCATTGG TGGTTTGGATTCGGCTCCACAAGGGTTGGATGATGCAGAGTTGCAAGGTTTGGGTAGTGATCAAGGAGCCGGCACAGATTCTTCCAACTCAAAGCTCCCTGAATTTTCTAACCGGTCAG GCTTTTCTGGACAATCAGGAGATCAAAGGGTTTTGCAGCAAATGCCATTCAtggctcagcagcagcagcagcaacagcagcagcagatgcaacaaatgcagcagcagcagcagttacAACAAATGCAACAGCaagaacaacagcagcagcagcaaatacagcagcagcagcaacaaatgCAAAAGCAACAGATGCATATGCAAATTTCTGGTCAATCCGGAACACCACAAAGTTCACAACAAGGACCACATCAAATCCATCCGCATCACTTACAGCTTCAACAGCAGcaaatgcagcagcagcagcaacaacaacaacaacaacaacaacaacaacaacagcagcagcagcagcagcagcaaccactgacaccacaacagcagcagcaacaacagatgatgatgatgcttaAAATGCAGGAACAAGCAAAGAATCGTCTCCCACTTCAACAAAGTGGCCATCCCCAAAGAACTCTTGTTAATCCTGGTGATCCTGCACAACGAATGCCTGTATCCCAACAAGGAAACATGCCTGTAATGATCAATTTACAAGGGCATGGAGGTGTCACACCCTctccagaaaaaaacagaggcaTGCAGCCAATAGTAAATTCGCAGTTGGCTGCTGCAGCTAGAAGAATGCCCCATCCAGAAATTGGGCAGGGAACCACAGGAATGGCACCAGAGGATGCATCAGGCACTGCTAATTTGCAGGAAAGGTCATCAGTTGAAATGGCGCCTCAAGCAGGGAATGCCAGTCAACAAAATATTGTCAACCAAGGTCCTAATTCTCATTTGTTGAAGTCTGTACCTTCATCTGTCCCTCAGCAACCAGGAGCAAGTCCACAGCAACCACCCCAGCAAGCACCAATGGCCAGCTCACACAACCTCCACTTTCCTAATGCTCCTTCAACTTCCCAAAGTTCCCGCCCTAAGACACCAAACCGTGCCAGTCCTAGACCATATCACCATCCCTTAACCCCCACCAACCGTCCACCCAGCACTGAGCCGTCAGAGATAAATCTCTCTCCTGAGAGACTGAATGCATCAATTGCTGGTCTTTTCCCCCCAAAGATTAACATCCCTCTGCCACCCCGACAGCCTAACTTAACTCGAGGTTTTGATCAACAAGGTCTAAACCCTACCACTTTGAAAGCTATTGGACAAGCTCCACCAAATCTTGCATCTCTTAACAACAGTAACTCTAGTGGCCATAATAGTGTTCAACAGGGTTATACACAACCTAATAATGCTGCCAGTACAGGTGCAAAGCAAGAAAAACAGACGGTTGGAGGGCAAACAAAGCGAGCTAGTCCCAGTAACAGTCGACGATCTAGTCCTGCCTCAAATAGAAAAACGGCCACTCCTAGCCCAGGAAGACAGAAGTGGGCAAAGAACCCCCTAACCTCCATAGCAAATCAACAACAAATGGCCAGTTCCCAAACCGTAATGGCCAGTGCTTCTTCGGTCCTCCCAAGTCCCACTACATCTATATCATCAGTAGGCACACTTGATTCTCAGCAAATTCTAAACCCTCTGCAAGCACTGCCTAGTAACTCGGATGCAATGAGAGAGAGCCAGGGGCAGGTACCACAGATAGACACGCGTCAGATTACACAAGTGGAAAGAGATCATTCTGCCCTCAGAATGGCAAATCAACGCATGCCAACCCAGGAAACAAAAATTCAAGAACCTAATATGCCATCTGAGCAACCATCAGATGAGCTGCGTCAACCTCAGAATCCACCACTGCAGGAGCATGGTCCGGCTGTTTCAGCATCTTTTAGAGATGCCCCAACATCCCTCAATCAGTTGCTAGATAATATGGGCCACACATCCTTGTCCACAAAGCCACCCCTGGTTACTCCGCCAGTTGCTTTGGTGGAACAAGAGAGTCAACGTATCTCCTCTACTCCACAGAGCATTGATAGTGGGCTGCCTTTGCCCACTAGTGAACATGAACAAAAATCTAAGGTTGGTTCAATGGCTAGCCCAAATGTGATCCAGACTAGTAGTCTAAGCCCACAGTCATCAATGGGTGTATCCAGTATTAGCCCAAGTTTGCTTACTAGCACTGCTTCAAATTCCATTTTACATCCCAACCCTTCCCTTAGTTCCGGTACTAAACCTATTACAAGTATGTCTCAAACAGTCTTGCATAGACCTACATCATCAGGGTCCACTCAGCCAAAACAAATAACTGTTTTTGTAACATCCAATCCCATTAGTTCTGCTGCTAGCACAGTATCTGCAGTGCCTCCAGCCATCGTCTCAACAGTGCTTGCAGTACCTACTAAGAGCATAAGATCTCCAGATGTGCACCAGTCTGTTTCTACTCAAAATCGCCctcaacagtttataacaggATCCGTCATTTTCCAAGTCCCATCTGTTTCTGTACCACCAAGCACCAATGTGGTTTCTCAGCCTGTCACTATGGTTGGGCCCATACAGGTAACTGCCAACATTCAATTATCTTCTGCTCCATGTTCAACTGCAGCTTCTACTCTATCTGCCTCTATGGCAACACATTCCCCTGTTGTAAGCATAGCCACAAGTCAGCCAGGTCGTGCCATGATTGGACAAATTCAAGTGCAAATGCCTGCAAGTCCAGCATCTTCTCTAAACACAGTCCACCCTTCTCAGCAAAAGAGCATTTCTGATGCCCCGGTCTCAAAATCAAGTCCTGTAGGACAATCATCCTCTTTACATTCTAACACAGCTCCAGGTGTTTCTCCATCTGTTCAACAACCTCTAGGATCTTTGCCTCCCTGTTCCAGCTCAGGGACTACTGCTGTTGCCCACAGGAGTTCCCTCTCACAATCACCAACAACTATTGCCAAGAGCAGTCCAGTCCAAAATGTTCTGGTCAAGACCACCCCCCACAGTAGTGACCCCTATCAGATGCAACAGCAGACTACAAACCAGTCAGGAAAACCTATAGACACTCCATCATCTCAAGCCCCTCTTCAAGTGATTACAAATGCAACACTTTCTAGTCCACCACCTACTCCGACAGCCGTCCCATCTGCACCTCAGCTGTCAGCACTAGTACCTACAGTTTCTTTGTCTGCACCTGTGCACATTCCTCCACCTGTTTCCTCTTGCACCGTCACACCCAGTCCTTCACAGATCACTCCCAGTTCTGCTGTGGAACCTCGAGGCAATTCTGCTTCAAGTTCTCCACCGATCACAAGTATGTCTGCACCACCTGTACCACCTAATGCTTCAGTCCCACCAGTGACCCCGGCGACATCCACTGGTCCTGAAGTAAGGTCATCTCCACTACTTCCAGCTGTGGAACCACAACCATCCACAGTAACGGAGACAAGCTTGCCCGAGTCAGCAAACACCACGGTGCCTGCCGCAGATATTCCAG CGCTCAAGACTAATGACATGTTTATTATGTTGCTACAGCTCAGCCTACAcaggaacaacaacaaactg AGGCAGCACCCTCTGTGGCAGAACAAGG ATgggcaaagaaaagaaagacgcCCATCGACTTAG